Proteins encoded by one window of Papio anubis isolate 15944 chromosome 7, Panubis1.0, whole genome shotgun sequence:
- the RAB11A gene encoding ras-related protein Rab-11A translates to MGTRDDEYDYLFKVVLIGDSGVGKSNLLSRFTRNEFNLESKSTIGVEFATRSIQVDGKTIKAQIWDTAGQERYRAITSAYYRGAVGALLVYDIAKHLTYENVERWLKELRDHADSNIVIMLVGNKSDLRHLRAVPTDEARAFAEKNGLSFIETSALDSTNVEAAFQTILTEIYRIVSQKQMSDRRENDMSPSNNVVPIHVPPTTENKPKVQCCQNI, encoded by the exons TTGTCCTTATTGGAGATTCTGGCGTTGGAAAGAGTAATCTCCTGTCTCGATTTACTCGAAATGAGTTTAATCTGGAAAGCAAGAGCACCATTGGAGTAGAGTTTGCAACAAGAAGCATCCAGGTTGATGGAAAAACAATAAAGGCACAGATATGGGACACAGCAGGGCAAGAGCGATACCGAGCTATAACATCAGC ATATTATCGTGGAGCTGTAGGTGCCTTACTGGTTTATGACATTGCTAAACATCTCACATATGAAAATGTAGAGCGATGGCTGAAAGAACTGAGAGATCATGCTGATAGTAACATTGTTATCATGCTCGTGGGCAATAAGAGTGATCTGCGTCATCTCAGGGCAGTTCCTACAGATGAAGCAAGAGCTTTTGCAG AAAAGAATGGTTTGTCGTTCATTGAGACTTCTGCTCTAGACTCTACAAATGTAGAAGCTGCTTTTCAGACCATTTTAACAG agATTTACCGCATTGTTTCTCAGAAGCAAATGTCAGACAGACGCGAAAATGACATGTCTCCAAGCAACAATGTGGTTCCTATTCATGTTCCACCAACCACTGAAAACAAGCCAAAGGTGCAGTGCTGTCAGAACATCTAA